Proteins encoded by one window of Dryocola sp. LX212:
- the yohP gene encoding small membrane protein YohP: MKILLWAILIIFIIGLLVVTGVFKMIF; encoded by the coding sequence ATGAAAATTCTGCTATGGGCCATTCTCATCATCTTTATTATTGGCTTACTGGTCGTCACCGGCGTATTCAAAATGATTTTCTAA
- a CDS encoding class I SAM-dependent methyltransferase, whose amino-acid sequence MTQNIYDNPAFFEGYATLDRSVKGLDGAPEWAAMQTLLPELAGKKVVDLGCGYGWFCRYARDQGAAEVLGLDVSVKMMEKAREMTSGEGITYRREDLEQLRLPCKSVDLVYSSLALHYLENIPALFSTVFEALTPGGRLVFSAEHPIYTAALRQGWLADQTGQKSWPVNHYQQEGVRISNWFADGVKKQHRKLATWINALIASGFAIEKLDEWGPDADQIAANHALDEEKERPMIFLLAARKPAV is encoded by the coding sequence ATGACACAGAACATCTACGACAACCCGGCGTTTTTTGAAGGTTACGCTACGCTTGATCGCTCGGTAAAGGGGCTGGACGGCGCGCCGGAATGGGCAGCCATGCAAACCCTATTGCCTGAGTTAGCCGGTAAAAAAGTGGTGGATTTGGGCTGCGGCTACGGCTGGTTTTGCCGCTATGCCCGCGACCAGGGCGCCGCAGAAGTGCTGGGGCTGGACGTCTCGGTCAAAATGATGGAGAAAGCACGGGAGATGACCTCAGGCGAAGGGATTACCTACCGCCGCGAAGATCTGGAACAGCTACGGCTGCCCTGTAAAAGCGTCGATCTGGTTTACAGCTCGCTGGCTCTTCACTATCTGGAAAATATCCCGGCGCTGTTCAGCACGGTATTTGAGGCGCTGACGCCAGGCGGCAGGCTGGTCTTTTCCGCCGAACACCCCATTTACACCGCTGCGCTGCGTCAGGGCTGGCTGGCGGACCAGACCGGGCAAAAATCCTGGCCGGTGAACCATTACCAGCAGGAGGGCGTGCGCATCAGCAACTGGTTTGCCGACGGCGTGAAGAAGCAGCATCGCAAACTTGCCACCTGGATTAACGCGCTTATCGCCAGCGGCTTCGCCATCGAAAAGCTGGACGAATGGGGTCCAGACGCCGATCAAATCGCCGCCAATCATGCGCTGGATGAAGAAAAAGAGCGCCCGATGATTTTCCTGCTTGCCGCCCGTAAGCCTGCCGTCTGA
- the mdtQ gene encoding multidrug resistance outer membrane protein MdtQ, with protein MTSSRFPLAALGVALSFALSGCALMHKDDAELAQKVPARQVETGLPPALVHGWPGSGWWRNYHDPQLDQLVSQALNGSPDLAVVQQRIKLAQAQAQMAESNGGPRMDFSADVERQKLSAEGLMGPFAYTDPASGTTGPYYTNGTFGVTAGWDLDLWGKDRAEVESRIGAVKAKQAELAQAQQVISSSVVRLYWDMQTLLALQDVLQQTLKAEQNIVNVDTQLYQQGINSSVEGVEPHIDFVKTQQQLDDLSGRMNIVTAQLKAIVGDQPVPKIQRKPLPEVKAQLPDSLGYELLARRPDLQEAHWYIESSLSSVDAAKAAFYPDVNLTAFLQNDALHLSDLFRGSAQQMGVVGGLTLPIFDSGRLNSNLDIVRAQSNLSIASYNKAVVGAVDDVEKAASQMTALAAENQHQQAILKGTQKLKTLASARYNAGLISGARLSAATLPDLSEQAKALRLHGQWLNADVQLISALGGGYKA; from the coding sequence ATGACTTCCTCACGTTTCCCACTGGCGGCGCTCGGCGTAGCGCTGTCGTTTGCTCTTTCTGGCTGCGCTTTAATGCATAAAGACGATGCTGAACTGGCGCAAAAAGTTCCTGCCCGACAGGTCGAGACAGGTTTGCCGCCTGCCCTGGTTCACGGCTGGCCGGGGTCGGGCTGGTGGCGAAACTATCACGATCCGCAGCTTGACCAGCTGGTCAGCCAGGCATTGAACGGCTCCCCGGATTTGGCCGTTGTGCAGCAGCGCATCAAGCTTGCGCAGGCCCAGGCGCAGATGGCCGAATCCAACGGTGGGCCGCGCATGGATTTCTCTGCCGATGTTGAACGCCAGAAACTGTCGGCGGAAGGATTAATGGGGCCGTTTGCCTATACCGATCCAGCTTCGGGCACCACAGGTCCCTACTACACTAACGGTACATTCGGGGTGACGGCAGGCTGGGATCTTGACCTGTGGGGTAAAGATCGTGCGGAAGTGGAATCCAGAATTGGCGCGGTGAAAGCCAAACAGGCCGAGCTGGCACAGGCGCAGCAGGTTATTTCGTCGAGCGTTGTGCGCCTTTACTGGGATATGCAAACGCTTCTCGCGCTGCAGGATGTGCTCCAGCAAACCCTGAAGGCCGAGCAGAACATTGTTAACGTGGATACCCAGCTTTATCAACAGGGGATCAACTCGTCGGTGGAAGGCGTGGAACCCCACATTGATTTCGTCAAAACCCAGCAGCAGCTGGATGACCTGAGCGGACGCATGAACATTGTCACTGCCCAGCTCAAGGCGATTGTAGGTGACCAGCCGGTGCCGAAAATCCAGCGTAAACCGCTGCCGGAAGTAAAAGCCCAGCTGCCTGACTCGCTGGGCTACGAGCTGCTGGCCCGCCGTCCTGATTTGCAGGAAGCACACTGGTATATCGAATCCTCACTGAGCAGCGTCGATGCGGCCAAAGCGGCGTTCTACCCGGACGTGAATCTGACCGCCTTCCTGCAAAACGATGCCCTGCATCTGAGCGATCTGTTCCGTGGATCGGCCCAGCAGATGGGCGTGGTGGGTGGCCTGACGCTACCTATCTTCGACAGTGGTCGTCTGAATTCAAATCTGGATATCGTGCGCGCCCAGAGCAACCTGTCGATTGCCAGCTACAACAAAGCGGTGGTCGGCGCGGTAGATGACGTTGAGAAAGCAGCCAGCCAGATGACGGCGCTGGCCGCAGAAAATCAGCATCAACAGGCCATACTGAAAGGCACGCAAAAGCTCAAAACGCTCGCCAGTGCCCGCTACAACGCCGGGCTGATTTCTGGCGCTCGCCTCAGCGCCGCGACGCTGCCGGACCTGTCAGAGCAGGCGAAAGCCCTACGGCTTCACGGCCAGTGGCTTAATGCCGACGTGCAGCTGATCAGCGCGCTGGGCGGTGGCTACAAGGCCTGA
- a CDS encoding SDR family oxidoreductase has translation MSAANKVVIVTAADSGIGKKCALMLAEQGYDVGITWHSDEQGALETARAVREVGRRAETVQLDLSNLPDGAKGIDELIGRFGRIDALVNNAGAMSKNPFLDVTLDEWRKLFTVDVDGAFLCSQKAARAMVSQGSGGRIVNITSVHEHSPLPDACAYTAAKHALGGLTKSMAMELVHHNILVNAVAPGAIATPMNDMKEGEGKGAALPSVPLGRFGETEEIASLVAWLCSEHASYTTGQSFIVDGGFMIANPHFKPKG, from the coding sequence ATGAGCGCAGCGAATAAAGTCGTCATTGTGACGGCAGCGGACTCTGGCATCGGCAAAAAATGCGCGCTGATGCTGGCGGAACAAGGTTACGACGTTGGCATTACCTGGCATTCTGACGAGCAGGGTGCGCTGGAAACCGCCCGTGCAGTGCGGGAGGTGGGGCGACGGGCCGAAACGGTCCAGCTGGATCTCAGCAATCTTCCCGATGGAGCAAAAGGCATCGACGAGCTGATTGGCCGGTTCGGGCGCATCGACGCGCTGGTCAACAATGCGGGGGCGATGAGCAAAAATCCCTTTCTTGATGTGACCCTTGATGAATGGCGAAAGCTGTTTACCGTTGACGTGGACGGGGCTTTTTTATGCTCGCAGAAAGCCGCAAGGGCCATGGTCAGCCAGGGAAGCGGCGGGCGAATCGTCAATATCACTTCCGTCCATGAGCATTCTCCTCTGCCAGATGCCTGCGCCTATACCGCCGCCAAGCACGCGCTGGGCGGGCTGACAAAATCGATGGCGATGGAGCTGGTGCATCACAATATTCTGGTGAACGCCGTGGCGCCCGGCGCTATCGCCACGCCGATGAATGATATGAAAGAAGGTGAGGGCAAGGGTGCCGCGCTGCCGTCCGTCCCGCTGGGGCGCTTTGGCGAGACGGAAGAGATTGCGAGCCTGGTGGCCTGGCTGTGCTCGGAGCACGCCAGCTACACCACCGGACAGTCGTTTATCGTTGACGGGGGCTTTATGATCGCTAACCCTCATTTCAAACCGAAAGGCTAA
- a CDS encoding DedA family protein, whose amino-acid sequence MDINSLIEHYGYAALLLGSMAEGETITLLGGVAAHQGLLKFPLVVVSVALGGMIGDQLLYLLGRRYGDRILSRFKKHQKKITRAQKLINRHPYLFVIGTRFMYGFRIIGPILIGASRLPPKIFLPLNIVGALIWALLFTSLGYVGGEVIAPWLHKLNEHAKHWIWLVAVVALVWLARYWFKRRESKEDD is encoded by the coding sequence ATGGATATCAACAGTTTAATTGAGCATTACGGTTATGCCGCGCTGTTACTGGGCAGCATGGCTGAAGGAGAAACAATTACGTTACTCGGCGGAGTGGCTGCCCATCAGGGGCTGCTGAAATTTCCGCTGGTGGTGGTGTCCGTCGCCCTTGGCGGCATGATTGGCGATCAGCTGCTCTATCTGCTGGGACGGCGCTACGGGGACAGAATTCTTTCCCGCTTTAAAAAGCATCAGAAGAAAATCACCAGGGCCCAAAAACTCATCAACCGCCACCCTTACCTGTTTGTCATCGGCACGCGTTTTATGTATGGCTTTCGCATCATTGGCCCGATACTTATTGGCGCCAGCCGCCTGCCGCCGAAAATCTTTCTGCCGCTGAACATTGTCGGCGCATTGATTTGGGCGCTCCTGTTCACCTCGCTGGGCTATGTGGGCGGCGAGGTGATTGCTCCGTGGCTGCATAAGTTAAACGAGCATGCAAAACACTGGATCTGGTTAGTGGCCGTGGTTGCTCTTGTATGGCTTGCCCGCTACTGGTTTAAGCGCCGCGAAAGCAAAGAGGATGATTAG
- a CDS encoding Yip1 family protein, with protein sequence MNHVWGLLSHPNREMQEIKRENETVSHHYTHHVLILAAIPVICAFIGTTQIGWNFGDGTFVQLSLFTGFGLGVLFYALMLAGVAVMGRVIWWMARNYPRRPSLARCMVFAGYVATPLFLSGVVALYPLVWLCVLVGAAALIYTGYLLYVGVPDFLNINKDEGMSFSGSTLAIGVLVLEVLLALAVILWGYGYRLF encoded by the coding sequence ATGAACCATGTCTGGGGACTGCTTTCCCATCCCAATCGTGAAATGCAGGAAATTAAGCGCGAGAACGAAACCGTCTCGCATCATTACACCCACCACGTTTTGATTTTGGCGGCCATCCCGGTGATTTGCGCCTTTATCGGCACCACGCAAATCGGCTGGAATTTTGGCGATGGCACTTTCGTTCAGCTCTCATTATTTACCGGCTTCGGGCTCGGCGTGCTGTTCTATGCGCTGATGCTGGCGGGGGTGGCCGTCATGGGGCGCGTCATCTGGTGGATGGCGAGGAATTACCCGAGGCGGCCCTCACTTGCACGCTGTATGGTCTTTGCGGGCTACGTTGCCACTCCGCTATTTCTGAGCGGCGTCGTTGCGCTCTATCCGTTGGTCTGGCTGTGCGTGCTGGTGGGCGCTGCGGCACTGATCTACACTGGTTATCTGCTCTATGTTGGCGTGCCTGACTTCCTGAACATCAACAAAGATGAAGGGATGAGCTTCTCCGGGTCGACGCTTGCCATCGGCGTGCTGGTGCTGGAAGTTCTGCTCGCGCTGGCGGTTATCCTGTGGGGATACGGCTACAGACTGTTCTGA
- the pbpG gene encoding D-alanyl-D-alanine endopeptidase → MPTKIRLSLFSLVLMITVPLAPLAQASKTVSQASSAGQEIASGSAMIVDLQSNKVLYSSHPDLVRPIASITKLMTVMVVLDAHLPMDELLSVDISHTPEMKGVYSRVRLNSKISRKDMMLLALMSSENRAAASLAHHYPGGYDAFIRAMNAKAKSLGMTHTRYVEPTGLSIDNVSTARDLSKMLIATKQYPLLGQLSTTKEDMATFSNPPYTLPFRNTNHLVYRNNWNIQLTKTGFTNNAGHCLVMRTVINNRPVSLVVLDAFGKYTHFADANRLRSFLETGKITPVPGSALAYKKQKAAQMASNSVVNGSQAD, encoded by the coding sequence ATGCCGACTAAAATCCGTCTATCGTTGTTCAGCCTTGTGCTGATGATAACCGTGCCGCTGGCACCGCTTGCCCAGGCGAGCAAAACCGTGAGTCAGGCGTCCAGCGCCGGGCAAGAAATTGCTTCCGGCAGCGCAATGATTGTCGATCTGCAGAGCAATAAAGTTTTGTATTCCAGCCATCCCGATCTCGTGCGGCCGATCGCCTCCATCACCAAGCTTATGACGGTGATGGTGGTGCTGGACGCGCATTTGCCAATGGATGAACTGCTCAGCGTGGATATCAGCCACACGCCGGAAATGAAAGGGGTATATTCTCGGGTGCGCCTGAACAGTAAAATCAGCCGCAAAGACATGATGCTGCTGGCGCTGATGTCCTCGGAGAACAGGGCGGCGGCAAGCCTCGCGCACCACTACCCTGGCGGTTACGATGCGTTTATCCGCGCAATGAACGCGAAGGCCAAATCTCTTGGCATGACCCATACCCGCTACGTGGAGCCAACAGGGCTGTCGATTGATAACGTCTCGACGGCGCGTGACCTCAGTAAAATGCTGATCGCCACGAAGCAGTATCCGCTGCTGGGCCAGCTCAGTACCACGAAGGAAGATATGGCAACCTTCAGTAACCCACCGTACACGCTGCCGTTCCGCAACACTAACCACCTGGTGTATCGTAACAACTGGAATATTCAGCTGACCAAAACGGGCTTCACCAACAACGCCGGCCACTGCCTGGTCATGCGCACCGTGATTAACAATCGTCCAGTTTCGCTGGTGGTACTGGATGCGTTCGGCAAGTACACCCATTTCGCAGATGCTAACCGTCTGCGATCCTTCCTGGAAACGGGCAAGATAACCCCGGTCCCGGGATCGGCTTTGGCATATAAAAAGCAAAAAGCGGCGCAGATGGCGAGTAATTCCGTGGTGAATGGTTCGCAGGCAGACTGA
- a CDS encoding N-acetyltransferase family protein, whose product MSVVETLPFAKLNVREATLDDIPAITAIYEWHVLHGRGSFEETPPSVQQMGERLRLVQEQGLPWLVARYGEIVVGYSYVTVYRPRPAYRFTLEDSVYIDASMTGRGIGRELLGALIERCEQGPWRQMIAVIGDGENNTGSCRLHKQFGFESVGSLRSVGFKLGGWRDTLIMQRPLNDGDWSVPKSLL is encoded by the coding sequence ATGTCAGTGGTTGAAACGTTACCGTTCGCGAAGCTGAACGTTCGGGAAGCTACCCTCGACGATATTCCTGCTATCACCGCCATTTATGAATGGCATGTCCTGCACGGCCGCGGTTCATTTGAAGAAACGCCCCCTTCTGTTCAGCAGATGGGGGAGCGTTTACGCCTTGTTCAAGAACAAGGCCTGCCGTGGCTGGTGGCCCGCTACGGGGAAATTGTCGTCGGCTACAGCTACGTCACGGTTTATCGCCCTCGCCCGGCTTACCGTTTTACCCTCGAAGATTCCGTGTATATCGACGCCAGCATGACCGGGCGTGGTATCGGCAGGGAGCTGCTGGGCGCGCTGATTGAGCGTTGCGAGCAAGGCCCGTGGCGGCAGATGATTGCGGTAATTGGCGACGGCGAGAACAACACGGGCTCGTGTCGGCTTCACAAACAGTTCGGATTCGAAAGCGTGGGCAGCCTGAGAAGCGTGGGGTTCAAGCTGGGCGGCTGGCGCGACACGCTGATTATGCAGCGCCCGCTTAATGACGGCGACTGGAGCGTGCCTAAATCATTGCTTTAA
- the dld gene encoding D-lactate dehydrogenase: protein MSVTAHSTTKNFINELNRLVGNTHVLTDAAKTARYRKGFRSGQGEALAVVFPGSLLELWRVLSLCVSADKIILMQAANTGLTEGSTPNGSDYDREIVIISTLRLDKLQLLDGGKQVLAFPGSTLYQLEKALKPLGREPHSVIGSSCIGASVIGGICNNSGGSLVQRGPAYTEMALYARIDEQGKLTLVNHLGIDLGVTPEQILGKLDDERIKPEEILHDNRQASDHDYAQRVRDVEADTPSRFNADPSRLFEASGCAGKLAVFAVRLDTFVAEKQNQVFYIGTNQPEVLTEIRRHMLANFKNLPVAGEYMHRDIYDIAEAYGKDTFMMIDKLGTDKMPFFFTMKGRTDAMLEKVPFIKPHFTDRLLQCCSALFPRHLPARMKEWRDKYEHHLLLKMSGEGIEEARAWLESYFQQAAGAYFSCTPEEGAKAFLHRFAAAGAAIRYQAVHSEEVEDILALDIALRRNDQEWFERLPPEISSQVSHSLYYGHFMCHVFHQDYIVKKGVDVHALKEQMLELLRVRGAQYPAEHNVGHLYEAPETLKQFYKANDPTNSMNPGIGKTTKHKWWDESACSHTNTHAPH, encoded by the coding sequence ATGTCCGTAACTGCACATTCAACAACGAAAAATTTTATCAATGAACTGAATCGCCTGGTGGGTAACACCCATGTGCTGACCGACGCTGCCAAAACAGCACGCTACCGTAAAGGCTTTCGCTCCGGGCAGGGCGAGGCGCTGGCCGTGGTTTTCCCCGGCTCGCTGCTTGAGCTGTGGCGGGTGTTAAGCCTCTGCGTGAGCGCAGACAAAATCATCCTTATGCAGGCGGCGAATACCGGCCTGACGGAAGGCTCAACGCCAAACGGCAGCGACTACGATCGCGAAATCGTGATTATCAGCACCCTGCGCCTGGACAAACTCCAGCTGCTGGATGGCGGTAAGCAGGTGCTGGCCTTCCCTGGCAGCACGCTTTATCAGCTTGAAAAAGCCCTTAAGCCGCTGGGCCGTGAGCCGCACTCGGTAATTGGCTCCTCGTGCATTGGCGCCTCGGTAATTGGTGGGATCTGCAACAACTCCGGCGGTTCGCTGGTGCAGCGCGGCCCGGCCTATACCGAAATGGCCCTGTACGCCCGCATCGACGAGCAGGGTAAACTGACGCTGGTTAACCACCTGGGTATCGATCTGGGCGTCACGCCGGAGCAAATTCTCGGCAAGCTTGACGATGAACGCATTAAGCCAGAGGAGATCCTCCACGATAACCGCCAGGCCTCAGACCATGACTATGCGCAGCGGGTTCGTGACGTGGAGGCGGATACCCCGTCGCGCTTTAATGCCGACCCGAGCCGTTTGTTTGAAGCCTCCGGTTGCGCCGGGAAGCTGGCCGTGTTCGCGGTGCGCCTCGATACCTTCGTCGCTGAAAAGCAAAATCAGGTGTTTTACATTGGCACCAACCAACCTGAAGTGCTGACCGAAATTCGCCGCCATATGCTGGCGAATTTCAAAAATCTGCCCGTGGCAGGCGAGTATATGCACCGGGATATTTACGATATCGCTGAAGCTTACGGCAAAGATACTTTCATGATGATCGACAAGCTTGGCACCGACAAAATGCCGTTCTTCTTCACCATGAAGGGCCGTACGGACGCCATGCTCGAGAAAGTACCGTTCATCAAGCCGCACTTCACCGACCGCCTCCTACAGTGTTGTAGCGCCCTGTTCCCCCGCCATTTACCGGCGCGCATGAAAGAGTGGCGCGATAAGTACGAACATCACCTGCTGCTGAAAATGTCAGGCGAAGGCATAGAGGAGGCGCGGGCCTGGCTGGAAAGCTATTTTCAGCAGGCGGCAGGGGCGTATTTCTCCTGCACCCCGGAAGAAGGGGCAAAAGCCTTCCTTCATCGCTTTGCCGCCGCTGGGGCAGCCATACGCTATCAGGCTGTTCACAGCGAGGAGGTTGAGGATATCCTGGCGCTGGATATCGCCCTGCGGCGTAATGATCAGGAGTGGTTTGAACGACTGCCGCCGGAAATCAGCAGCCAGGTCAGCCACAGCCTCTACTACGGACACTTTATGTGCCACGTCTTCCATCAGGACTATATCGTGAAGAAAGGCGTGGATGTCCACGCGCTGAAAGAGCAAATGCTTGAATTGCTGCGCGTTCGTGGCGCTCAATATCCTGCAGAGCATAACGTCGGCCATTTGTATGAGGCCCCAGAGACGTTAAAACAATTTTATAAGGCGAACGACCCGACAAACAGCATGAATCCGGGCATTGGCAAAACCACCAAGCACAAGTGGTGGGATGAGAGCGCTTGCAGCCATACAAATACGCATGCCCCCCATTAA
- the bglX gene encoding beta-glucosidase BglX, whose amino-acid sequence MKWLCSVGIAVSLALQPALADEMFGPHPLTPEARDAFVTDLLTKMTNDEKIGQLRLISVGPDNPKEAIREMIKDGQVGAIFNTVTRHDIRTMQDQVMSLSRLKIPLFFAYDVLHGQRTVFPISLGLASSFNLDAVKTVGRISAYEAADDGLNMTWAPMVDVSRDPRWGRVSEGFGEDTYLTSIMGRAMVEAMQGKSPADRYSVMTSVKHFAAYGAVEGGKEYNTVDMSPQRLFNDYMPPYKAALDAGSGGVMVALNSINGTPATSNSWLLKDLLRDEWKFKGITISDHGAIKELIKHGVASDPKDAVRVALNSGINMSMSDEYYSKYLPELVKSGAVPQAELDDAARHVLNVKYDMGLFNDPYSHLGPKESDPADTNAENRLHRKEAREVARESLVLLKNRQQTLPLKKSGTIAVVGPLADSKRDMMGSWSAAGVADQTVTVLQGIQSAVVDKAKVVHVQGANVTDDKGIVDFLNEYEKAVRVDPRTPKEMIDEAVATAKNADVVVAVVGEAQGMAHEASSRTDLVLPQSQRELIAALKTTGKPLVLVVMNGRPLALVKEDQQADAMLEAWYSGTEGGNAIADVLFGDYNPSGKLPMSFPRSVGQIPTYYSHLNTGRPYNPEKPNKYTSRYFDEANGPLYPFGYGLSYTTFSVSDVKMSAPTMTRDGKVEASVTVQNTGDREGATVVQMYLQDVTASMSRPVKELKGFKKVTLKPGETQTVSFPVDIEGLKFWNAQMKYDAEPGKFNVFVGLDSVRVKRGEFELQ is encoded by the coding sequence ATGAAATGGCTCTGTTCTGTAGGTATTGCGGTCAGCCTTGCGCTGCAGCCCGCGCTGGCCGACGAGATGTTCGGCCCGCATCCCCTGACGCCGGAGGCACGCGACGCCTTCGTTACCGATCTACTGACAAAAATGACCAACGACGAGAAAATTGGTCAGCTGCGTCTGATAAGCGTCGGGCCGGATAACCCGAAAGAAGCCATTCGTGAGATGATCAAAGACGGGCAGGTAGGGGCCATTTTCAACACCGTTACCCGCCACGACATCCGCACTATGCAGGATCAGGTGATGTCACTCAGCCGTCTGAAAATTCCCTTATTTTTCGCCTATGACGTGCTGCACGGTCAGCGTACCGTTTTCCCTATCAGCCTGGGGCTGGCCTCTTCGTTTAACCTGGACGCGGTGAAAACCGTCGGACGCATCTCTGCCTATGAGGCAGCGGACGACGGACTGAATATGACCTGGGCACCGATGGTGGACGTGTCCCGCGATCCGCGCTGGGGACGCGTTTCTGAAGGCTTTGGGGAGGATACTTACCTGACCTCCATCATGGGACGCGCCATGGTTGAAGCCATGCAGGGCAAAAGCCCGGCCGACCGCTACTCCGTCATGACCAGCGTCAAGCACTTCGCGGCATACGGCGCCGTGGAAGGCGGCAAAGAGTACAACACCGTCGACATGAGCCCGCAGCGCCTGTTCAACGACTATATGCCGCCGTACAAAGCCGCGCTCGACGCGGGCAGCGGTGGCGTAATGGTGGCGCTAAACTCCATCAACGGTACGCCGGCCACCTCCAACAGTTGGCTGTTGAAAGACCTGCTGCGCGACGAATGGAAATTCAAAGGCATTACCATCTCCGATCACGGCGCCATCAAAGAGCTGATCAAACACGGCGTGGCCAGTGACCCAAAAGACGCGGTGCGCGTGGCGCTCAATTCTGGCATCAACATGAGCATGAGCGACGAGTATTACAGCAAATATCTGCCGGAGCTGGTGAAGAGCGGCGCAGTACCCCAGGCCGAGCTGGACGATGCCGCGCGCCACGTGCTGAACGTGAAGTACGATATGGGCCTGTTTAATGACCCATACAGCCACTTAGGGCCGAAAGAATCTGACCCGGCGGACACCAATGCCGAAAACCGCCTGCACCGCAAAGAAGCGCGCGAAGTGGCCCGCGAAAGCCTGGTGCTGCTAAAAAACCGTCAACAAACCCTGCCGCTGAAAAAGTCCGGCACCATTGCGGTGGTGGGCCCGCTGGCGGACAGCAAGCGTGACATGATGGGCAGCTGGTCGGCGGCGGGCGTAGCGGATCAAACCGTTACCGTGCTGCAGGGCATCCAGAGCGCGGTGGTCGACAAAGCGAAAGTTGTCCATGTACAGGGCGCGAACGTCACCGATGATAAAGGCATCGTCGACTTCCTCAACGAATACGAGAAAGCCGTCAGGGTCGACCCGCGTACTCCGAAAGAGATGATCGATGAGGCGGTTGCGACTGCCAAAAATGCTGACGTGGTTGTTGCGGTTGTGGGTGAAGCACAGGGCATGGCGCACGAAGCGTCAAGCCGTACCGATCTGGTGCTGCCGCAAAGCCAGCGTGAGTTAATTGCCGCGCTGAAGACGACCGGAAAACCGCTGGTGCTGGTAGTGATGAACGGCCGTCCGCTGGCGCTGGTGAAAGAAGATCAGCAGGCGGACGCGATGCTTGAAGCCTGGTATAGCGGCACCGAGGGCGGCAACGCCATCGCCGACGTGCTTTTTGGCGACTACAACCCGTCGGGCAAACTGCCGATGTCCTTCCCGCGTTCCGTGGGCCAGATCCCGACCTATTACAGCCACCTGAACACCGGGCGTCCGTATAATCCTGAAAAGCCGAACAAGTACACCTCCCGCTACTTCGACGAAGCGAACGGCCCGCTCTATCCGTTTGGTTACGGCCTGAGCTACACCACGTTCAGCGTGTCCGACGTGAAAATGTCCGCGCCGACCATGACGCGCGACGGCAAAGTCGAAGCGAGCGTAACGGTACAAAACACCGGCGACCGCGAGGGCGCAACGGTAGTACAGATGTACCTGCAGGATGTCACCGCCTCCATGAGCCGTCCGGTTAAGGAGCTTAAGGGCTTTAAGAAAGTTACCCTCAAGCCTGGCGAAACCCAGACGGTCAGCTTCCCTGTTGATATCGAGGGGCTGAAGTTCTGGAATGCGCAGATGAAGTACGATGCTGAACCCGGTAAGTTCAACGTCTTCGTTGGGCTGGACTCCGTCCGCGTGAAGCGCGGCGAGTTTGAACTGCAGTAA
- a CDS encoding ABC transporter substrate-binding protein: MAGLLMLAAGAQAAEPVKVGSKIDTEGSLLGNIILQVLESHGVKTVNKVQLGTTPVVRGAITSGELDIYPEYTGNGAFFFKADNDPVWKNAHKGYEKVKQLDAEKNHLVWLTPAPANNTWTIAVRKDLAEKNKLTSLDDLSAWLKKGGEFKLAASAEFIERPDALPAFEKAYGFNLDQNQLLSLAGGDTAVTIKAAAQKTSGVNAAMAYGTDGPVAALGLQTLSDPKGVQPIYAPAPVVREAVLKAYPQLDEWLKPVFASLDEKTLQQLNASIAVEGLDAKKVAADYLKQKGFVK, from the coding sequence ATGGCGGGATTACTGATGCTGGCAGCGGGCGCTCAGGCGGCCGAGCCGGTAAAGGTCGGCTCTAAAATCGATACCGAAGGTTCCCTGCTGGGTAACATCATTCTGCAGGTGCTTGAAAGCCACGGTGTGAAAACCGTCAACAAAGTTCAGCTGGGCACCACGCCGGTGGTGCGCGGGGCGATAACCTCGGGCGAGCTGGATATCTACCCGGAATACACCGGCAACGGGGCGTTCTTCTTTAAAGCTGACAACGATCCGGTGTGGAAGAATGCGCACAAGGGCTACGAAAAGGTTAAGCAGCTCGACGCCGAGAAAAATCATCTCGTCTGGCTTACGCCTGCGCCAGCTAACAACACCTGGACGATTGCGGTGCGTAAAGATTTGGCCGAGAAGAACAAACTCACTTCTCTGGACGATCTAAGCGCCTGGCTGAAAAAAGGCGGCGAATTTAAGCTTGCGGCCTCGGCGGAGTTTATCGAACGGCCGGATGCGCTTCCTGCGTTTGAAAAAGCCTATGGCTTTAACCTGGACCAGAATCAGCTGCTGTCGCTGGCCGGTGGCGACACAGCCGTGACCATCAAGGCTGCCGCGCAGAAAACCTCCGGTGTGAACGCAGCAATGGCCTACGGCACAGACGGTCCGGTGGCGGCACTTGGCCTGCAAACCTTAAGCGATCCGAAAGGCGTACAGCCGATTTACGCGCCTGCGCCGGTGGTGCGTGAAGCGGTGCTGAAAGCCTACCCGCAGCTTGACGAGTGGCTGAAGCCTGTCTTTGCATCGCTTGATGAGAAAACCCTCCAGCAGCTGAACGCCAGCATTGCCGTAGAAGGGCTGGATGCGAAAAAAGTGGCGGCGGACTATCTGAAGCAAAAAGGTTTTGTGAAGTAG